The Acidobacteriota bacterium DNA segment CCTTGGCTGCTTTTTTCAGCATGGCGGCTTCGGTGTACACACCGCTTCGCTTGCCAAGTGATTGAAACTTAATGTCTCCGACCGCCAGTGCAATCAAATAAGCGGGAATTGGCTGCGCCATTTTGAACGAGTAATCGCCATCCCGTCTGGTCTTCGGGTCGTTGTCGGCACTCATCACCGCCAGCAGATTTTTGGGGGTGCGGATTCGCGCATTGTAGCTCACACGGACTTGCGGGCTGTCCTGGAGTGGAATCCAGCTCCGGGCGTGAATGGCCTGTGACTGGGTAAACATGTAGGGCGATTTTTTCCCAGCCGTTTGCGATGGGTCGAGCCACTGAACCCCCGAGGCTTTGGGGCTGGTTTCATAGGTGATGCGGACATGGGTCGCCTGAGCCGGAAGCTGCACGGTCAGCGGTGCCCCAAGAATCGGGTCGGCGGCACCAACTTCAAATTTGGTTTCACTGAATGTTTTTCCGTCCACTGAAGCCTCAGCCTTGGAGATGGTGAGGTCCCGCGTATCGAGCCGCAATGGCGTGGCGGCATCTTTTGAGAAACGTTCGAGTTCCAGCGTCGCCGTCCCTGTGAGCATTTTTTGCTCAAAGCGGACTTCCAGATCCAGGTCCACATGTTTGACCCGAATCTGGTCTGGAGCGGAAAAGGAGTGGATGTCGCGGTGAGCATCAGGGCCAATTTGGGCAAAGGTTGAAGCGGAAAGTGAGAACGTCATAAACACCACAAAGAGAACAAGACGAATAGCAAATTTCATCAGAAAAAACTCCGAAAGGGATTGGGGGTGAAATACAATGTGCGCCGGTCTTGAAAGAAAGAAGCTTTTTAGCAAGTCAATGGATGCACGACAACTGGAATTTGACCGCTGGCCGCCGTATTCTGTGTTTCTCTCCAACCAGGCATCTCCGGTACTCGACATTTTCTGTTTTCGTGAGGATTCTTATGCATGGTTTGCGCAATGACTTCTTGTGTGCGATTCGTTCACTCAAACAACACGCTGGTTTTTGGTTGATTGCCGTGGTGACACTCGCGCTTGGAATTGGTGCGAACGTTTCAATTTTCAGTGTGTTCAATGGTGTGTTACTCAAACCGTTACCCTATCCGGCACCAGACCGGATCGTCCACTGTTTTACTTCGCACATCGAGCGAAAAGGAGAGTTTAGCAACTCAGCTCACGATTTTGCCGATTGGCGACAGCTCAATCAGTGCTTTGAGAGCATAGCTTCGTATCGCTCAATTGATCTCAACTATTCCGGCACCGATCAGCCGATCCGGTTCCAGGGCTCACTTGTCTCACCAGGGTTTACCCGCGTCCTGGGTGTCGCTCCATCATTAGGGCGAGCCTTTATTCAAGAAGAAGAACAACAGGGAAAGCATCGCGTCGTCTTGCTGAGTCACAAAACCTGGAACGGGACTTTTGGCGCCGATCCAAACATCATTGGTCGAACCCTGACTTTCAATCAGGAACCCTATCAGGTGATTGGCATTATGCCCGAAGGGTTTGGGTTTCCGACGCTTGAAGTGGACATGTGGACGCCGCTCACGCTCGACCTGTCACCTGATACCCGTGGAAATCATTACCTGCGCTCGATTGCCCGGCTCAAACCTGGGGTGAGCCTGCCGCAGGCTCAGTCGGAAATGGACGCGATTTCCAGGGATCTGCAGCAGCGGTTCCCTGAAACCAACGCCATGAGCGGGGTGAAGCTGGTTTCGATGTATGAGCGATTAACCCGTGACATCCGACCTGCGCTCCTGGTCCTGTTGGCCGCCGCCATTGCCGTTCTGCTGATTGCCTGTGCCAACATTGCCAATTTGCAACTGGCTCGAATGACCGCCCGCAGCCGCGAAATTGCGGTTCGTCTGGCGGTGGGCGCCAGTCGCTGGCAGCTTTTGCGGTTGTTTCTGGTTGAAAGCTGGTTGTTGACTCTTCCGGGTGGACTGCTTGGTCTGCTGCTGGCTGTACTTGGAACACCCTACATCCTCAAGATTGATCCAACCAATATTCCGCGAGTGGCTGAAATTGGACTCGATTGGCGGGTGCTTGCCTTTGCAATTGGCCTGACGGTGGTCACCGGGCTGGGATTTGGGATAACGCCAATCTTTCAGGCATTTGAAGACAACGTCGGTGAAAAACTAAAAAGTAGAGGGGAAGGCGGCGGGCATCTCACCTGGCGATATGTGCGCAACACGATTGTGGTGGCTCAAGTTGCCCTGGCGCTGGTGCTCCTGCTCGGGGCCGGGTTGTTCCTGCGGAGTTTTCTCTCGCTCCAGCAAACACAGCTTGGATTTAACCCAACCGGCATTCTTACTGCCAGGGTGACGATCCCCACAGCTCGTTACAAGGAGTATGTTTCACGTGAAACGTTCTTTCGGTCCGTGATGCGCGAAGTCGAAGCCTTTCCGAACCTTCAATCAGCAGCGGCGGTTTCTGAGTTGCCTTTAACCGGTGCCAGAACCGCGACCACTTTTCAATTCCTGAATCTTGCCGGCAGTGACCCCACCCAATCCCAGCAGACCGACTATCGAGTCGTAACTCCGAATTATTTCAAAACAATGGAGATTCAGTTCCTGCAGGGGCGTGACCTGACTGATCGGGATAGCGCAAAAGCCCCAGGTGCCGTGGTTGTCAACGAAACGTTTG contains these protein-coding regions:
- a CDS encoding ABC transporter permease, which translates into the protein MHGLRNDFLCAIRSLKQHAGFWLIAVVTLALGIGANVSIFSVFNGVLLKPLPYPAPDRIVHCFTSHIERKGEFSNSAHDFADWRQLNQCFESIASYRSIDLNYSGTDQPIRFQGSLVSPGFTRVLGVAPSLGRAFIQEEEQQGKHRVVLLSHKTWNGTFGADPNIIGRTLTFNQEPYQVIGIMPEGFGFPTLEVDMWTPLTLDLSPDTRGNHYLRSIARLKPGVSLPQAQSEMDAISRDLQQRFPETNAMSGVKLVSMYERLTRDIRPALLVLLAAAIAVLLIACANIANLQLARMTARSREIAVRLAVGASRWQLLRLFLVESWLLTLPGGLLGLLLAVLGTPYILKIDPTNIPRVAEIGLDWRVLAFAIGLTVVTGLGFGITPIFQAFEDNVGEKLKSRGEGGGHLTWRYVRNTIVVAQVALALVLLLGAGLFLRSFLSLQQTQLGFNPTGILTARVTIPTARYKEYVSRETFFRSVMREVEAFPNLQSAAAVSELPLTGARTATTFQFLNLAGSDPTQSQQTDYRVVTPNYFKTMEIQFLQGRDLTDRDSAKAPGAVVVNETFVSQFLRGEEPLGKKLTFDDPQKSFEIVGVVRTIKHDGALEDTLPEVYMSLQQQPVTSMFLVLRSSNPSSLSSLLQPAVSRVDKDVPVHNVRTLASRLGEYLAPYELNALLTGIFGSVALALAAIGIFGVMNYVVSQRIHEIGIRMALGAQQPDVIWMILLQGLKLAGFGIAIGLALALASLRLLDKLLYGVSPTDSTTFAVVAITFLGIATLACFIPARWASKVDPLVALRYE